From the Microbacterium sp. W4I4 genome, one window contains:
- a CDS encoding ABC transporter ATP-binding protein has translation MQTTAAPQTRATPASTTSASDRTTDTAIELRGVRRHFGIGERTVKAVDGLDLTVRRGEILALLGPNGAGKTTTLDMLLGLTEPSEGALSVFGRRPAAAARSGTIAGVLQTGGLLSDLTVRETVEVIASLHGREALTRVPGVLVSADLETIARRRIAKCSGGEQQRVKFALALVADPDILVLDEPTAGMDVTARRHFWDVMRADADSGRTIIFATHYLEEAEQFARRTVVMNHGVIVADAPTAQLRANLGGRTLAANLPASGADRLLAGLERTDGVTDVRVDGDRVSLRAADSDAAASVLLAAGAHDLEIAAPTLETAFTALTEN, from the coding sequence ATGCAAACGACAGCCGCTCCACAGACGCGGGCGACACCCGCATCCACGACTTCTGCATCCGATCGCACCACCGACACCGCCATCGAACTGCGCGGCGTCCGGCGCCATTTCGGGATCGGGGAGCGCACGGTGAAGGCCGTGGACGGACTCGACCTGACCGTCCGCCGCGGCGAGATCCTCGCCCTGCTCGGGCCCAACGGCGCGGGCAAGACCACGACGCTCGACATGCTCCTCGGACTGACCGAACCCAGCGAGGGCGCGCTCTCGGTCTTCGGACGTCGGCCTGCAGCCGCGGCGAGGTCAGGCACGATCGCCGGCGTGCTGCAGACCGGGGGTCTGCTGTCGGATCTGACCGTGCGCGAGACCGTCGAGGTCATCGCCAGCCTTCACGGCCGAGAAGCACTTACGCGGGTTCCCGGTGTGCTCGTCAGTGCCGACCTCGAGACCATCGCCCGCCGCCGCATCGCCAAGTGCTCCGGCGGCGAGCAACAGCGCGTGAAGTTCGCGCTCGCGCTGGTCGCCGATCCCGACATCCTGGTGCTCGACGAACCCACCGCCGGCATGGACGTCACCGCCCGTCGGCACTTCTGGGACGTCATGCGCGCGGATGCCGATTCCGGACGCACCATCATCTTCGCGACCCACTACCTCGAGGAGGCCGAGCAGTTCGCCCGCCGCACGGTGGTGATGAACCACGGCGTCATCGTCGCGGATGCGCCGACCGCGCAGCTGCGCGCCAACCTCGGTGGCCGCACCCTCGCCGCGAACCTTCCGGCCAGTGGGGCGGACCGGCTCCTTGCCGGTCTCGAGCGCACCGACGGCGTCACGGACGTCCGCGTCGACGGCGACCGTGTGAGTCTGCGCGCAGCGGACTCGGATGCCGCGGCATCCGTTCTGCTCGCCGCCGGCGCCCACGATCTGGAGATCGCCGCACCCACCCTCGAAACCGCCTTCACAGCCCTGACGGAGAACTGA
- a CDS encoding Na+/H+ antiporter, producing the protein MEGLEITVLLGLTILIGTLLAPRLRVALPLVLVVFGLLLGFVPALREVQLPPETVLLLFLPVMLFWESLTTSLRSIRRDFRYILPMSTLLVVASAFAVAGIAGLFGIPWEIGLILGAAVAPPDATAVAALGRLLPGRAFMKLKAESLTNDGTALVLYAIAVSIAVGGQVTPLVVTWTVIVSYVGGILVGVAAAAAAWLLLRRARTAIAINVTMLLLPFAAFMVAELIHASGVLSVVVAGLIASYLSSRVTTASSRRQAEAAWPFGVFLLNGALFVLIGLEVQWVVHQTSLQTIGLLSLATVAVWAVLLVVRFLFQMLGAPLQRMGGGSAHPLGLRTRMQVVSTVAGMRGAVSLAIALSVPLTASDGTALAGRDDIIFVTAGVILLSLLVQGTMLPAVVRWARYPVDNVEADEYELAERAISGAAMAALDTLAAEHGISDEVRDRARRDGYEMLELANAKAVARERAVIDAEVGAMEDLLGSPDPLADGSVELVDGSLGVSSASGGDPVDGTTLQMVATSTDIDLEQRSPLIRHEELTRLKLAMLDHKREVLRGLRRSGTIDDLVVSRISMRLDLDQIRLEGLETVE; encoded by the coding sequence ATGGAAGGTCTCGAGATCACGGTCCTGCTGGGGCTGACGATTCTGATCGGAACGCTGCTGGCGCCCCGGTTGCGGGTGGCGCTTCCACTGGTGCTGGTCGTCTTCGGACTGCTGCTGGGTTTCGTCCCCGCGCTGCGCGAGGTGCAGCTGCCTCCCGAGACCGTGCTGCTGCTGTTCCTGCCCGTGATGCTGTTCTGGGAGAGTCTCACGACCTCGCTGCGGTCCATCCGGCGCGACTTCCGATACATCCTGCCGATGAGCACGCTGCTGGTCGTCGCATCGGCTTTCGCCGTCGCGGGCATCGCGGGGCTGTTCGGGATCCCGTGGGAGATCGGGCTGATCCTCGGCGCCGCCGTGGCTCCGCCGGACGCCACCGCGGTCGCCGCCCTCGGCAGACTGCTGCCGGGACGCGCCTTCATGAAACTCAAGGCCGAGAGTCTGACGAACGACGGCACGGCGCTCGTGCTCTACGCGATCGCGGTGTCGATCGCGGTGGGCGGCCAGGTCACACCGCTGGTGGTCACCTGGACCGTGATCGTCTCCTATGTCGGCGGCATCCTCGTCGGAGTGGCGGCGGCCGCCGCGGCGTGGCTGCTGCTGCGCCGCGCGCGCACGGCGATCGCGATCAACGTGACGATGCTGCTGCTGCCGTTCGCGGCGTTCATGGTCGCCGAGCTGATCCACGCCTCGGGCGTGCTGTCGGTGGTCGTCGCGGGTCTGATCGCCTCGTACCTCAGCTCGCGGGTCACGACGGCATCGTCGCGGCGGCAGGCCGAGGCGGCCTGGCCGTTCGGGGTCTTCCTGCTCAACGGTGCGCTTTTCGTGCTGATCGGGCTGGAGGTGCAGTGGGTCGTGCATCAGACCTCGCTGCAGACCATCGGCCTGCTCAGTCTGGCGACGGTCGCGGTGTGGGCGGTGCTGCTGGTGGTGCGCTTCCTGTTCCAGATGCTGGGCGCTCCGCTGCAGAGGATGGGCGGCGGAAGCGCGCACCCGCTGGGTCTGCGAACGCGGATGCAGGTGGTCAGCACCGTCGCGGGGATGCGCGGGGCGGTGTCGCTGGCGATCGCGCTGTCGGTCCCGCTCACCGCCTCGGACGGCACAGCGCTGGCCGGTCGCGATGACATCATCTTCGTCACTGCAGGGGTGATCCTGCTCAGCCTGCTCGTGCAGGGGACGATGCTGCCTGCCGTCGTGCGATGGGCCCGCTACCCGGTCGACAATGTCGAGGCCGACGAATACGAGCTCGCCGAACGGGCGATCTCCGGTGCGGCGATGGCGGCGCTGGACACACTCGCGGCCGAGCACGGCATCAGCGACGAGGTGCGCGATCGGGCGCGACGCGACGGCTACGAGATGCTGGAGCTCGCCAACGCCAAGGCGGTCGCCAGGGAACGCGCCGTCATCGACGCCGAGGTGGGGGCGATGGAGGATCTGCTGGGCTCGCCGGATCCGCTCGCCGACGGGTCGGTGGAACTGGTCGACGGTTCTCTCGGGGTGTCTTCGGCGTCCGGCGGCGATCCCGTGGACGGGACGACGCTGCAGATGGTGGCGACGTCGACCGACATCGACCTCGAGCAGCGTTCCCCGCTGATCCGTCATGAGGAGCTCACGCGGCTGAAGCTCGCGATGCTCGATCACAAGCGCGAGGTGCTGCGCGGCCTGCGCAGGTCGGGCACGATCGACGACCTCGTGGTGTCCCGCATCTCCATGCGTCTCGACCTCGATCAGATCCGGTTGGAGGGCCTCGAGACGGTCGAGTGA
- a CDS encoding FAD-dependent monooxygenase has translation MKVLISGASIAGPALARWLGRNGFDVTVVEKAASLRPGGQAVDFKGRTHRDILDRMGILDDVHANQTAKTDWRLVDENDRVKATVPGEFIGGDVEILRGDLARILHEHSQAGAEYVFDDEILSLTDSGSGVHAAFATRPSERFDLVIGADGVHSAVRRLAFGAEEQFIQARGHYYAVASGEMPLDGLERQLPDGRAIAYGYNEPGRLALLGGQKAPSLFVFRADRPDYDRRDVGSQRAFLASAYAGSGWRVPAAIAAGRDADDFYLDVLARTTMTSFTRGRVALVGDAGFANTLGGFGTGLALVGAYVLAGELIAARGDHAAAFAAYDRRMKKPTNIARSGNVGPFLAPPSAWRIRTRDWTFSNPLMYRSMMWLTDVFATDDSIPAYRLR, from the coding sequence ATGAAGGTTCTGATCTCCGGGGCGAGCATCGCCGGTCCCGCGCTCGCACGCTGGCTGGGACGCAACGGCTTCGACGTGACCGTCGTCGAGAAGGCGGCATCGCTGCGTCCGGGCGGGCAGGCGGTGGACTTCAAGGGACGTACGCATCGCGACATCCTCGACCGGATGGGCATCCTCGACGACGTGCACGCCAACCAGACGGCCAAGACCGACTGGCGACTCGTCGATGAGAACGACCGGGTCAAGGCCACCGTGCCGGGGGAGTTCATCGGCGGCGACGTCGAGATCCTCCGCGGCGACCTCGCCCGCATCCTGCATGAGCATTCGCAGGCGGGTGCCGAGTACGTCTTCGACGATGAGATCCTCTCGCTGACCGACTCGGGATCGGGCGTCCACGCCGCCTTCGCCACGCGGCCCAGCGAGCGGTTCGACCTGGTGATCGGCGCCGACGGAGTGCACTCCGCCGTGCGGCGACTCGCGTTCGGTGCCGAGGAGCAGTTCATCCAGGCGCGCGGCCACTACTACGCCGTCGCCAGTGGAGAGATGCCTCTGGACGGTCTGGAGCGGCAGCTTCCGGACGGCCGCGCGATCGCCTACGGCTACAACGAGCCCGGCCGGCTGGCGCTGCTCGGAGGGCAGAAGGCCCCGAGCCTGTTCGTGTTCCGGGCGGACCGGCCCGACTACGACCGGCGCGATGTCGGCTCGCAGCGGGCATTCCTGGCATCCGCCTACGCCGGATCCGGATGGCGGGTGCCCGCTGCGATCGCGGCCGGTCGCGACGCGGACGACTTCTACCTCGATGTGCTGGCACGCACGACCATGACCTCGTTCACCCGGGGGCGCGTCGCGCTCGTCGGAGACGCCGGATTCGCCAACACCCTCGGGGGCTTCGGCACCGGTCTGGCGCTGGTCGGCGCGTATGTGCTGGCCGGCGAACTGATCGCCGCCCGCGGAGACCACGCCGCGGCGTTCGCCGCCTACGACCGGCGGATGAAGAAGCCGACGAACATCGCCCGCTCCGGCAACGTGGGGCCGTTCCTCGCGCCGCCGTCCGCCTGGCGCATCCGCACGCGCGACTGGACCTTCTCGAACCCTCTGATGTACCGCTCGATGATGTGGCTGACCGACGTGTTCGCCACCGACGACAGCATCCCCGCCTACCGGCTGCGGTGA
- a CDS encoding VOC family protein, translating into MDWKIELIFVPVTDVDRSKDFYVKIGFNADHDQTPTEGLRFVQMTPPGSACSIAFGTGLGIDLEPGQQNTIQVVVPDADGALEQLRAAGVEANGVDELSWGRFVSFDDPDGNTWTLQELPDYSAGN; encoded by the coding sequence ATGGACTGGAAGATCGAGCTCATCTTCGTGCCGGTGACCGATGTCGACCGCTCGAAAGACTTCTACGTGAAGATCGGCTTCAACGCCGATCATGATCAGACGCCGACTGAAGGACTGCGGTTCGTGCAGATGACCCCGCCGGGATCCGCCTGCTCCATCGCGTTCGGCACCGGCCTCGGGATCGACCTCGAACCGGGACAGCAGAACACGATCCAGGTCGTCGTCCCCGATGCCGACGGCGCACTGGAGCAGCTGCGCGCGGCCGGAGTGGAGGCGAACGGCGTCGACGAGCTGTCGTGGGGGCGCTTCGTCAGCTTCGACGATCCCGACGGCAACACCTGGACTCTGCAGGAGCTGCCGGACTACAGCGCCGGGAACTGA
- a CDS encoding sensor histidine kinase, whose product MTNDVTREAAAASAAGVAPAAWATSGSRPGGPSGAQSPWERFGWVMAAIWLVFLVYPVLALLRSDAAPGWIVTGWIALVVFVVIYVAGFIHGMSFGGGGLTAPPKPIQWVVFAGMIACTLLVVPAASGNALSFVPFIMSFASYGLTRLAHWVAIALGIAVAAAVVFLTPNGMTYLTVLAIVVMLAVVNTVSTTLIIRSAQAERLSLELATSEGRETVARDVHDLVGHSMTVVGLKAQLARRLIDSDPERAKAELADIEALTAEAIAGVRATVAGVRTATLTDQLESCRDALRADDVQMRVEGDASALSPAQSLTASWILREATTNVLRHAGARTVIVTIAPGSFSMTDDGRGLAGGEGNGIRGMRERATIGGASLELATAEAGGTRVAVTW is encoded by the coding sequence ATGACGAACGACGTGACGCGGGAAGCGGCGGCGGCCTCAGCGGCCGGCGTCGCTCCCGCCGCGTGGGCGACATCCGGAAGCCGTCCAGGCGGTCCGAGCGGGGCCCAGTCGCCGTGGGAGCGGTTCGGGTGGGTCATGGCGGCCATCTGGCTGGTCTTCCTTGTCTATCCGGTGCTGGCGCTGCTGCGATCGGATGCCGCGCCGGGCTGGATCGTCACAGGCTGGATCGCGCTGGTGGTCTTCGTCGTCATCTACGTCGCGGGCTTCATCCACGGCATGAGCTTCGGCGGAGGTGGGCTCACCGCACCTCCGAAGCCGATCCAATGGGTGGTCTTCGCGGGCATGATCGCCTGCACACTGCTGGTGGTTCCGGCGGCGTCGGGCAATGCGCTGAGCTTCGTCCCGTTCATCATGTCGTTCGCCTCATACGGACTCACCCGCCTCGCGCACTGGGTCGCGATCGCACTCGGCATCGCCGTCGCCGCCGCGGTCGTCTTCCTCACCCCGAATGGGATGACCTACCTCACCGTCCTCGCGATCGTCGTGATGCTGGCCGTCGTCAACACGGTGTCGACGACCCTGATCATCCGCTCCGCCCAGGCCGAGCGGCTGAGTCTGGAGCTGGCGACGAGCGAGGGACGCGAGACCGTCGCGCGCGACGTGCACGATCTCGTCGGGCACTCGATGACCGTGGTCGGGCTCAAGGCGCAGCTTGCCAGGCGGTTGATCGACAGCGATCCCGAGCGCGCCAAAGCCGAGCTCGCCGACATCGAGGCGCTCACCGCCGAAGCGATCGCCGGGGTCCGCGCGACGGTCGCGGGTGTGCGCACCGCGACCCTCACCGATCAGCTGGAATCGTGCCGCGACGCGCTGCGGGCGGATGACGTGCAGATGCGGGTGGAGGGGGACGCGTCGGCACTCTCGCCTGCGCAGTCGCTGACGGCGAGCTGGATCCTGCGCGAGGCGACGACGAACGTGCTGCGCCATGCGGGCGCGCGCACGGTCATCGTGACCATCGCGCCCGGAAGTTTCTCCATGACCGACGACGGCCGTGGTCTCGCCGGTGGCGAGGGCAATGGCATCCGCGGGATGCGGGAGCGGGCGACCATCGGCGGCGCGTCGCTCGAGCTCGCGACCGCCGAGGCCGGCGGCACGCGAGTGGCGGTGACCTGGTGA
- a CDS encoding TetR/AcrR family transcriptional regulator gives MDDAARLLWTPPAPAKRGPKPRFTLRAIADAALAIADEHGLDAVTMQQVAAHLGTTKMALYRYLPGRAELDAVMLDRALGSPDPLPEGDWHRALTHWADDLHRRVLTRPWAVELSQRPHIPGPGELAWFEAGLSALAGLPLRGGEKLDALTLLVGHVMSLARRQSLGAASEKDLALGLAPILDTHAEEFPHTASAFADAVADGSQDDALRFGVERILDGIRSLLSTHEHRTP, from the coding sequence ATGGACGACGCCGCACGCCTGCTCTGGACGCCGCCCGCACCTGCGAAGCGCGGCCCGAAGCCGCGATTCACCCTGCGCGCGATCGCGGATGCCGCGCTGGCGATCGCCGACGAGCACGGGTTGGACGCCGTGACGATGCAGCAGGTCGCCGCACACCTCGGCACCACCAAGATGGCGCTCTACCGCTATCTGCCCGGACGGGCCGAGCTGGATGCCGTGATGCTGGACCGTGCTCTCGGCTCCCCCGACCCCCTGCCCGAGGGAGACTGGCACCGCGCGCTCACCCATTGGGCGGACGACCTGCATCGGCGCGTGCTGACGAGGCCGTGGGCGGTCGAACTCAGTCAGCGCCCGCACATCCCGGGACCAGGTGAACTCGCCTGGTTCGAGGCGGGACTGTCGGCCCTGGCAGGGCTGCCGCTGCGGGGCGGCGAGAAGCTCGACGCTCTCACCCTTCTGGTCGGACATGTCATGTCACTCGCGCGACGGCAGTCGCTCGGGGCCGCCTCCGAGAAGGATCTGGCGCTCGGCCTCGCCCCGATTCTCGACACGCATGCCGAGGAGTTCCCGCACACGGCATCCGCCTTTGCCGACGCCGTTGCGGACGGGTCTCAGGACGACGCTCTGCGGTTCGGTGTGGAACGCATCCTCGACGGCATCCGATCACTCCTCAGCACGCACGAGCACCGAACTCCGTGA
- a CDS encoding thiamine pyrophosphate-binding protein, translated as MPTVSAHVALTLAQHVGHVFGVMGNGNAYFLDAIETQTDAVFTAVRHEQGAVVAADAHYRASGRIAAATSTYGAGFTNTLTSLAEAVQAHVPLVLVVGDEPTSGPRPWDVDQIALASAVGARTYTTGRADAAATTVIAVEHALTYRVPVVLAIPYDVASLEAGPLPEAPAPRIPAPLRPRGEFAEGMLDEIADALRDAEHPFLLAGRGAWLAGASDALGELAAATGALTASTALGRGVFPDSRYDLGVTGGFGADGAMQLIREADVAVVFGASLNQFTMRFGELFAPGTRVFQIDVAPAATHAHIGGFVRADARIAASALVERLRVAEHRPVEHNPVEHNPARNHIEHEKPRENGFLMQDVVSRGTGWRETVDVAAARAYPTGDALALDGRLDPRSAARRIAALLPEDRVVVSDGGHFIGWANMYWPVAAPDRMMMIGTAFQSIGQGWPSVVGATRARPDSTVVLTSGDGGGLMAISDLESAVRAAGGHGCAVIWNDAAYGAEINLYGLKGLAEAPMLIPEVDFAAFGAAVGAEGVVVRTLEDLDRLASWAAEAPAERRFLVLDLRISGRVIAPYQEEIIRVNS; from the coding sequence ATGCCCACCGTCTCCGCGCACGTCGCACTCACCCTCGCCCAGCACGTCGGCCACGTCTTCGGGGTGATGGGCAACGGCAACGCCTACTTCCTCGATGCCATCGAGACGCAGACGGATGCCGTGTTCACCGCAGTCCGCCACGAGCAGGGCGCCGTGGTCGCCGCCGACGCGCACTACCGCGCCTCGGGTCGCATCGCCGCCGCCACCTCCACTTACGGCGCGGGCTTCACGAACACGCTCACCTCGCTGGCCGAAGCCGTCCAGGCGCACGTGCCGCTCGTGCTCGTCGTCGGCGACGAGCCCACGTCAGGCCCGCGCCCCTGGGATGTGGACCAGATCGCGCTCGCCTCCGCCGTCGGAGCGCGCACGTACACGACCGGACGAGCGGATGCCGCGGCCACGACCGTCATCGCCGTCGAGCACGCCCTGACCTACCGGGTGCCCGTCGTGCTGGCGATCCCGTATGACGTCGCGTCGCTGGAGGCCGGCCCTCTGCCCGAGGCGCCCGCTCCCCGGATTCCCGCCCCGCTCCGCCCGCGCGGCGAGTTCGCCGAGGGGATGCTGGATGAGATCGCCGACGCGCTGCGCGACGCCGAGCACCCCTTCCTGCTGGCCGGCCGCGGCGCCTGGCTGGCCGGCGCGAGCGATGCCCTGGGCGAGCTGGCCGCAGCGACCGGTGCGCTGACGGCATCCACGGCTCTCGGCCGCGGCGTCTTCCCCGACAGCCGCTACGACTTGGGCGTCACGGGCGGGTTCGGCGCCGACGGGGCCATGCAGCTCATCCGCGAGGCCGACGTCGCCGTCGTCTTCGGCGCCTCGCTCAACCAGTTCACGATGCGGTTCGGCGAGCTTTTCGCCCCCGGCACCCGGGTCTTCCAGATCGATGTGGCTCCCGCGGCCACGCACGCGCACATCGGCGGGTTCGTGCGCGCGGACGCCCGCATCGCCGCATCCGCCCTCGTCGAACGGCTACGCGTCGCGGAACACCGCCCCGTCGAACACAACCCCGTCGAACACAACCCCGCGAGAAACCACATCGAGCACGAGAAACCACGTGAGAACGGGTTTCTCATGCAGGATGTGGTTTCTCGTGGCACCGGGTGGCGCGAGACTGTCGATGTCGCCGCCGCGCGCGCGTATCCGACGGGTGATGCGCTCGCCCTCGACGGACGTCTGGATCCGCGCTCGGCAGCACGCCGCATCGCCGCGCTGCTGCCCGAGGACCGCGTGGTGGTCTCGGACGGTGGCCACTTCATCGGCTGGGCGAACATGTACTGGCCGGTGGCGGCGCCGGATCGGATGATGATGATCGGCACCGCGTTCCAATCGATCGGTCAGGGCTGGCCGAGCGTCGTGGGTGCCACCCGCGCCCGTCCGGACTCGACGGTCGTTCTCACCTCGGGCGACGGTGGCGGGCTGATGGCCATCTCCGATCTGGAGTCGGCTGTGCGCGCCGCGGGCGGTCACGGCTGCGCGGTGATCTGGAACGACGCCGCCTACGGCGCCGAGATCAACCTGTACGGGCTGAAGGGGCTCGCCGAGGCTCCGATGCTGATCCCCGAGGTCGACTTCGCCGCGTTCGGGGCCGCCGTGGGCGCGGAGGGCGTGGTCGTCCGCACTCTCGAGGACCTCGACCGGCTGGCATCCTGGGCAGCCGAAGCCCCCGCCGAGCGGCGCTTCCTCGTACTGGACCTGCGCATCTCGGGCCGGGTCATCGCGCCGTACCAGGAGGAGATCATCCGCGTGAACTCCTGA
- a CDS encoding ABC transporter permease: MSLSISPTMLRVEAMRQVRNPYTLAFTLGMPVAMYLLFGASMDYGTMSAGHGNVKFYVMVSMAAYGTAVAMSSLTSLAATESKQGWGRQLAMTPLGTAGYALTKLITAVSFAALAVLLVFAAGLATGAEATDVWRWWASAGIILSIGLIFGLYGLGVGLFFNADSAAALASISMTFFAFFGNVFIPLDGVMLDIARFTPLYGFVSLSRWPLNEGVLTTGQIDSLWMVVLNVIVWAALFALLVATGVKRSRSRR, translated from the coding sequence ATGTCCCTCTCGATCTCACCCACGATGCTGCGCGTCGAAGCGATGCGCCAGGTGCGCAACCCCTACACGCTCGCCTTCACGCTCGGGATGCCGGTGGCCATGTACCTGCTGTTCGGCGCGAGCATGGATTACGGCACCATGTCGGCCGGGCACGGCAACGTCAAGTTCTATGTGATGGTGTCCATGGCCGCCTACGGCACCGCCGTCGCGATGAGCTCGCTGACCTCGCTCGCCGCGACCGAGTCGAAGCAGGGCTGGGGACGCCAATTGGCCATGACACCGCTCGGAACCGCGGGTTACGCGCTCACCAAGCTGATCACCGCAGTCTCGTTCGCCGCCCTCGCCGTGCTCCTCGTCTTCGCCGCGGGGCTGGCCACAGGCGCCGAGGCGACCGACGTCTGGCGCTGGTGGGCTTCGGCCGGCATCATCCTCAGCATCGGTCTCATCTTCGGGCTGTACGGACTCGGCGTCGGGCTGTTCTTCAACGCCGACTCCGCGGCGGCGCTGGCATCCATCTCGATGACGTTCTTCGCCTTCTTCGGCAACGTCTTCATCCCGCTGGACGGCGTCATGCTGGACATCGCACGCTTCACCCCGCTGTACGGCTTCGTCTCGCTGAGCCGCTGGCCGCTCAATGAGGGCGTGCTCACGACCGGGCAGATCGACTCGCTGTGGATGGTCGTGCTGAACGTCATCGTCTGGGCCGCGCTGTTCGCCCTTCTCGTGGCGACCGGCGTCAAGCGCTCGCGCTCCCGCCGATAG
- a CDS encoding class II glutamine amidotransferase — MCRLFAFASPELSTAGAALGAAGIESLLSLARLHGDGWGWAGVRQPGRAPVVIRSPLSAASDPAFDASLVTPAHAAMVHLRWATAGLPVNERNAHPFEADGIAFAHNGTIKPLDDLRALLSPESVAALTGTTDSEMYFALIREQVALGTTLQLAAAQVAHRLRDLFPLASLNALIIDRDQLVVVHASATSSLTDHDRARLAPLADQLPDGHNEDYFALRTRRAADGSIMIASTGVAGEGWTALPPETVTAIRLDDLTASTVELSTVVAAHP; from the coding sequence ATGTGTCGTCTGTTCGCGTTCGCCTCTCCTGAGCTCTCCACGGCAGGAGCGGCGCTCGGCGCGGCGGGGATCGAGAGTCTGCTGTCGCTCGCGCGCCTGCACGGCGACGGCTGGGGCTGGGCCGGGGTGCGCCAACCGGGCAGGGCTCCGGTCGTGATCCGGTCACCGCTGTCGGCGGCATCCGACCCCGCCTTCGACGCCTCCCTGGTCACCCCCGCGCACGCCGCCATGGTGCACCTGAGGTGGGCGACCGCAGGACTGCCGGTGAACGAGCGCAACGCGCACCCGTTCGAGGCCGATGGCATCGCCTTCGCGCACAACGGCACGATCAAGCCGCTCGACGACCTGCGCGCGCTGCTCTCCCCCGAATCCGTCGCGGCGCTGACCGGCACGACCGACAGTGAGATGTACTTCGCACTCATCCGCGAGCAGGTCGCCCTCGGGACGACTCTGCAGCTCGCCGCGGCACAGGTCGCGCACCGCCTGCGCGACCTGTTCCCCCTGGCCAGCCTGAACGCGCTGATCATCGACCGCGATCAGCTCGTCGTCGTGCATGCGAGCGCCACCAGCAGCCTCACCGACCACGACCGCGCACGACTCGCGCCGCTGGCCGATCAACTGCCCGACGGGCACAACGAGGACTACTTCGCCCTGCGCACCCGCCGGGCAGCCGACGGCAGCATCATGATCGCCTCCACCGGCGTCGCCGGCGAGGGCTGGACGGCACTGCCGCCGGAGACGGTCACGGCCATCCGCCTCGACGACCTCACCGCCTCGACGGTCGAGCTGTCGACCGTCGTCGCCGCGCACCCCTGA
- a CDS encoding response regulator transcription factor, whose amino-acid sequence MTDAETIRLVIVDDQAMLRGALAALLELEGDMTVVGVAGTGDEAIEVVSATRPDVCLMDIQMPGMDGIAATAAVRTASPDTRVLIVTTFARPGYLRAALDAGASGFVVKDAPAEQLADAVRRVHAGMRVVDPELAEASLFEGANPLSERERQILRMAADGRSAGAIASEVFLSAGTVRNNLSAAIGKVGASNRAQAVRIAQDKGWI is encoded by the coding sequence GTGACGGATGCCGAGACGATCCGCCTGGTGATCGTGGACGACCAGGCCATGCTTCGCGGAGCGCTCGCCGCGCTGCTGGAGCTGGAGGGCGACATGACCGTGGTGGGGGTCGCCGGAACGGGCGACGAGGCCATCGAGGTCGTGTCGGCCACCCGCCCCGACGTCTGCCTGATGGACATCCAGATGCCGGGGATGGACGGCATCGCCGCGACCGCGGCGGTCCGCACCGCGAGCCCGGACACCCGGGTGCTGATCGTGACGACCTTCGCCCGGCCCGGATACCTGCGCGCCGCACTGGATGCCGGAGCGAGCGGGTTCGTGGTGAAGGATGCTCCTGCCGAACAGCTCGCGGATGCCGTGCGGCGCGTGCACGCGGGGATGCGGGTCGTTGACCCCGAGCTCGCCGAGGCGAGCCTGTTCGAAGGGGCCAACCCGCTCAGCGAGCGGGAGAGGCAGATCCTGCGGATGGCTGCCGACGGGCGCAGCGCCGGCGCCATCGCATCCGAGGTCTTCCTGTCGGCCGGGACTGTCCGCAACAACCTCTCGGCGGCGATCGGCAAGGTCGGTGCCTCCAACCGCGCGCAGGCGGTGCGGATCGCGCAGGACAAGGGCTGGATCTGA